A window of Punica granatum isolate Tunisia-2019 chromosome 8, ASM765513v2, whole genome shotgun sequence genomic DNA:
ttaggcATCAACGctaggggtggcaattcgtgCCGTGTCGTatttatacgtgtcgtgtctaaacagGTTCGTATCATCgaagtcataacccgtacacgacacgaatATTAAACGAGTTAGGTTTTGAAAAtccatacacgacacgtttatatccgtgtcaacccgtttagacacgtttaaacatgtttatcgaaacgtgtcataatagatATACGTATACATGACACGATTATAAACGTTATCCAgacacgttaacacaactTATTTATCCGATCAACCCAGTTACCCGGATACATTAACACGACGTGTTTAtccgattaactcgtttacCCGAACActttaacacgacatgtttacaCGTTAATACGGAGATTGAGATGGAGGGTAGgggatgtggatggggaagagaCGGGAGCCGCATCCGAGGGAGACAGCGACGGTGAGGATGAGATCGAGCCATGAGGCGCATTGGCTGGAGCGGGAGCCAGCGAAGCGGTGGGCTTCGAAGGGGAGATAGTGGGAGTGGAGTCGGCGACGAGCTTGGGAGCAGGGGAGGGCAAGATCTGAGGCGGATCTACGGACAATGTGAGGTACACGGAGATGAGAGTAAAGAAGCAGAACTTCGCCATTGATGGATGAGAAGAAGGAAATCAAATCGTAGATGAGATTTGATGGAGGGTAGTAGAGAAGTAAAAATAGAAGTGGAAGTGCGGTTGTGCGGTGTTAGATTGGGtgaaagaaatgaaaggaaaTTAGGTTAGGGACTTAGAAAGTTAGGATTACATAatgatattttgataaattcaAATACATAAACGGGTTAATAGGTTacatgattatagtaacacgattaaacatgtctaaataaacatgtttaatcgtgtataatcgggttacacggGTTTAACCCGGTAAGACACGCTTACTAAccgtgtttaaacgggttgGATCCGTTTAAACCGATTATCAAAAATGTCCAACTCAAACCCTTTTAACTCCGTGTCatgttatcgtgtcgtgtgaaATATTATCGGCCCTAATGAACGCAATGGCAATAGCAGCAAGACATGGACAGTTTCCCTTCGCCCCCCTGCGCGTTGGGTTGGGCTTCCACTTTACCTGAAAAACTGAAAAACGGGTTGGGCTTCTTTCttgctttttttgttttcttgtttttAACACTAATTTTTTCCGTCGTTTTGTACTCATATCATGTATTGTGCAGTACACGGCTTTTTGATATATGTactgattattttattttatactattatttaaaagaatttttcatGCTGTAATTACCCattcattttttaaagtttaaCCTTACTATAAGCACAATTGTTTTATTATCTTCCACTTTCTAGGAAGTTCAAAgaattaaataatgaaaaaaaggaacttttttttataagtgaaGAAAAGGAACTTAAATATCACTCTTAATCCATgttttcttactttttttaattaacaagTGATTTTGACTTATATTAACTGGCAAACATTCCGAGTAATGCTGCGGACCTAAAAAGTTTCTTACAAtagttatattataatatatatgttaatttatatgtatcaCGATATTTTATGAGGTCATTTTTATAAAAGTCATAAATTTCTTAACTCGGTTCATGGacttcatataaaatatattagcatatgagacaataatcaattttttgcaCACAATTTACAATTGCTTAGCTTATAAGTCCATTTATCAAATTCTGTCATTCAAACCCGTTTTCATCATTCTTTATGTATTGTgataattcaatatatttatctatctatGTCTAGCAGAAAATTTGCTCTGCATCTATTTTTCGTGCCCAATATGTAATTTCTTCATCTTATATATGATACATGAGAGAAGTTGTCTTTTTATAGAATACTAGGTGTATTTACAATTGGAAGTGTCTTGGCAAAAATTAATAGTGTATCACAGTGGGTATTACTTAATGCTTACAATGGATCAGAATAAgtgtaaaaaaatattgctaATAAGAATACAGTAAATTAAATATGTTTTTTCTTATTCATAGAAAAAATGGTACTACTCTTAAACTTGTTACAACATGATGAAAATTAGGACGAAGAAAGGAAAAGTGTAGATAATGAGGGTTGATTAAAAGCTTCGGAATCAAGACAGATAAAGATAGGTAGTAAATTTCTAAAACACTTATCGATGGGCACAAAAATGAGATTTGATGTATATCTCACCTTAAGcctaattaatttatctaaTAAAACTGACATTTGCAGCATtggaaaagcaaaagaaaaactataaagaaaagaattgaaatgaaaataaaaaaaaaaatctgttaATTATCGTTTATTGTTCGTTTTGAGATTTTATTTCCCTTGGGTTGTTGCATTAACTGGATCCATCTTTGTGAGAAAGTGATTGAGAGGGGAAGATTTGGCTGAAATAGGTGGGGATAGAATTTGAATGTGGGAAATTCTATGGTGCAATTAATAACATTAATGGTACCATACTATCAAATAAATTACTGAATATGTGAGTCAAAGTTAAGTATTTTACTAAAGCAACAACAAGGATAATCGGAAGTCAAGATAGGCCACACTTGATTTCCTcttgtgagaaaattttacattttatttagaatattctaatttttttgaaataaaaaaatattatgtgaATGCCATGTCAGGATTCGTGTCACACGTGGCTCCTAATAATCTGTTACCTCAGCAAAATTAGGGATGGTAGGTGTCTTGTTTTAAAGGGAGTATGCACTTGTTTTCGACGAAACATCAGGATGAACGTGAAGTTTatccttttttattaaatcatGATAGtcaattctttattttttataataataacatcAACTCTGtatcatttaattttgtcTATGGAAACTTTTAATTATATACTTTTAATAATAGAACTTATAAGTACATCAATTACACACAAAGTATAAAAAATTGTACAAAGTACaaactaaatatttaaaagataAAGTCTGAgtgtgaaataaaaaaaatataacaaacaCAAACACAAATATCATACTTTGGAAAGCAACCGAGATGTATGCAGGTACAACTGGTAACTTTCCTTTCCGGCGAGTGGACTTTCATTACAGTGTACATGGAGTTATACGCCATTGGAACTACCTCATGGTCAAGGTCCACATGACACCAACCAACTCTAAATTCGAACGAGACATATATAGATAGCAACATAGACAGCATGACTAGCTACCTCTACAGTAGGCGAAAAATTAACAGGCAGCTAAACTTGGGATTGCTCGGAGCTGGATATCATTGGATTTGCAGTTAACCTTGAGGCGGTCCGCGAGGTAGGACATAACCAGGTTCTCCTGATGGTAGGACTTGCAAGCGAAGTAGATGACGTACTCAACCAGCACGTAGGACAAAATGAGCAACACGAAACAGCCAACAACACTCCATAACTTGCCCTTGAGCAGGGCCTTGCTCTTAGACATTGCTTTCCTGCCATACACATCCTCTAGGACAGACACAACACATGCCAAGGCCGATACTACAGTTAAGTAGACAATGCCCACAATGGAGGCAACAATTGGGATGACTGCAAGGATAATCCCGACTAGGTGAGCGACAAATACAAGACACAGCAAGAGGAGCCCTACGAAAATTGAGGTGTAGACAAAGTAAATGACGAAGATCAACAGGAATGTGATTATGAGCCTCGTCCAAACTTTGGGCACGACCCTCATGACCTTCTTGAACTTGAGATCGGTGGAGGTGTAAACGCAAGCGATGGTGTAGACAACGGCCAATTCTTCTAGGAGGGATTAGATGCAGCAAACCGCGAAGTAAAATAACTTAATGGCTGTGATAATCACCCAATCATAGTTATCGTCGTGGAGGACTACATGCTATCCGTGCTCGTTGTCATATATGATGAGCTTGATGGGGTAAACTCTGTCGGCAGTCTTGATGGTGTTCTCAAAGACGAGCCAAGTGACCTTTGGCTCGGCGAGGAAGAAGATGCCGACTGGGAAGATTAAGGCAAGGGTGATCTGGGCAAGGAGCTTCTTCCTCGTGGAGATCACCCGGAATGACTTCCCGAACATCCCGCACACCCCGAGGAACTTGAGCCTCTCCGGTGCTCTCTCCATATGATCGAACTCTGACCTCTAACTCTAAAATCGTAAACCAgttcctctccttcttcttctacgTACTCGAAAGGGATGAGAAGATCTTCGAATGTTGGGTGTAGAACTTCGGATTAACAAGAGCAACACTGAGAGCCACATGTTTGGCATCTCTCGGGAGTTTGAAATGGTCTTGAAAGGCTGCAAGAGGGAAATAATGCGATTCCAACAATGTGGGGGATAAAGCATGCAACTTGAGGTCTCTGGTGGAACCGTGGAAGGTACATCGCCTGTCAGAGCTGATTTTGTCGTAATGCGATTTGAAAAGTGAttatatgattatatatataatattataaaaaatctcggggaaaaaatgaaatagtaAGATATTTTTGGGgacatttaaaattttttaaatcgataatttatatttaatttaccataattttattttgtattatcGTATTTGCACGAACAATTTTGGTTATcgttttcatttcattttttttaacaacacgagttaattcaagcggttcgacactcattcctcttaaataaagtctcagGTTCGAGTTATTGAAATGCATAAAATCCATACTGGGAGAGCGTTACCCTTCAGTAAGCCGATCCAGTTCGACTGAATTAATCAGAGCCTAATTGAGCTTTCGAATGCTAGGGTTTACAccgattttttttgtaattttttgttcttcgacttttctgaattttatttttttaataatttgaatttattttatgtttttatatttgaattttgggaaattttctaaatttttttgtaatttttttgtatttcaaaaataaatgaaaattgatggATGTTAGATTTAAGAAGAAATGAAAGCTGGtttatttttcggttataaaggAGATTCAAGACCTAGTAATAAAAGctgatatattttaaaatgataaagttatgatatataaatggggtatttacctaaaatgacccatggtttacccgttttgtcaaatctatcatatactttttttttgtcaaatctatcccatggtttactttttgcatcaaatctatctcggcgttatcttttctgtcgacatctaacggccgtgctgacgtggcgcccatgtggcaagtgtggcccactatctctccacgtgccacgtcagcacggccgttagatgttgacggaaaagataacgccgggatagatttgatgcaaaaagtaaaccatggaatagatttgacaaaaaaaagtatatgatagatttgacaaaacgaacaaaccatgggtcattttagataaaaaccCCTATATAAAACTCAAGCTATGTTTGGGAGGCCGAATGagatttctaaaatatcctaCACTTGGTGCCAACTTGGTTAGGATTCAGTTTAGGATATACTTGGATAAAAGTATTAAGAAGTTAATCTCAAGGAGGAGGTGTGATAAGGATGGATTAggatataattatttacaACGAAAATGTCCATAGCCTTCTatcaaatttttgaattgaaccATTGAACAATTATTTTTACCTACTATTGAAGAAGCAAGGGGGGCGGTGGGGCCCGACGTTGGCCACTACCACCCCCCCCGGGCGAGGTCGTCGGTGAACCCACGGGTCGCCATTGACATTGCCTAAGGTAGTAGTGGCCGATGTCGGGCCCCCACCACCTCAAATTGTCCCTCTCAAAGAGAGAAAGGTAGTAGATTGGGGTTGTGGTGGCCTGATTCTTGCCATCACAACCTCGATCGACGTTGTCGGTGGTCACATAGACCATCTGCGACCTCATTTGGGGTTTGTGGTGGACGGAATTGGGCCACAACAGCCTTGATATTTTGCCTTcgcgaagagagagagggataaTTCGCGGCGATGGTGGCCAAGCGTCAGTACCACTACcaagacgaggtcgccggaGATAGCTTGGCGCGCGCTAGCGACCTTGCGCGGGGCGGTGTTCGCGGCATCTGGCATCCACTGCCCTCCTTCCAtctttcatgatttttttcaattaaaatttaattttcaattttcaattaaaattaaaatttaattttcaacatttatttttatttttataaaattaaatatttattttaagggATAAGTTGGTCATTTCACTTTAATATTGTAACTCTAAACCTAAATATACTTCAAACGCTTGACTAGGACATTATAAATTCAAGGGATTTAAAATCTCATCCCATCCCGACCTTATCCCAATCCTTAGCCTGGTGATCAAATATAGCCTTAGCCGTTGAAACCTGAATATATATGAGCATTTTAAAAttgtcccccccccccccccccaagaGAGATTGTTGGGATAATTTTATTTGTGCCAATTTTTCACTTCATTTGACAAATGAAAGCAAGTGAAAGATAAAAGTGGTTCAATGTCCATTGTAGACCAGAATTCTTTGAATTAGTTCACGTTGGACAGAAGTGATAACAAATATGACTACTctgttaaaattttcataattcatgGTGGATCCCTCTCTTAACTTGCAATATCTCAATTAGATGTTTGGATCTTATTAGGGATTATAATTTCCATTTGAAAGTAAAATGGCCATATAGTTCTTTGAAGTTtaaagtaatattttaaaaaattataagaaaatgaaaataagataaaataaatggTAAAATGCAAAAACCTCCCCTGAGATTTGGTGAAATGAAACTCAATCCCATttgtttgaaaaatatgtatttaacCATAATTGACCTGTTGAACCAAATCTATATCTTCtgaaaattaacaaattaagaCATAATTTTtgggtttctttttttttaaggccgtacaattatttattattgaataaaGCCgctaatttatataaaatttttgtataaagcccttcaaaaattttcaatattttctttagtttgagaaattaaaaaagaataagacatagttacaaaaaaaaatgaaattgaatgcatcaaacaaagaagagaaataAAGGAGGAAAGGGTGGCAGTGGTCCGCTACCGGCCATCAGAGGGCACCGGAGACTCGTCAAGCGTGGTCGTGACCCAACAATGTTATCGAGgcttttcctctctctctgcaacctttttttattttatttttttttcatatgtcaagttaaagatttttttataaaaaaataagaagaaa
This region includes:
- the LOC116188740 gene encoding uncharacterized protein LOC116188740, with protein sequence MRVVPKVWTRLIITFLLIFVIYFVYTSIFVGLLLLCLVFVAHLVGIILAVIPIVASIVGIVYLTVVSALACVVSVLEDVYGRKAMSKSKALLKGKLWSVVGCFVLLILSYVLVEYVIYFACKSYHQENLVMSYLADRLKVNCKSNDIQLRAIPSLAAC